Proteins found in one Cyprinus carpio isolate SPL01 chromosome B10, ASM1834038v1, whole genome shotgun sequence genomic segment:
- the LOC109098059 gene encoding T-complex protein 1 subunit theta isoform X2 has product MALHVPKAPGFAQMLKDGAKHYSGLEEAVFRNIQACKELAQTTRTAYGPNGMNKMVINHLEKLFVTNDAATILRELEVQHPAAKMIVMASHMQEQEVGDGTNFVLVFAGALLELAEELLRMGLSVSEVIEGYEMACKKALDILPDCVCTSAKNLHDLDEATAMIHSAVMSKQYGNEDFLANLIAQACVSIFPESGNFNVDNVRVCKILGCGLNSSMMLHGMVFKKETEGDITSVKDAKIAVFSCPFDGMVTETKGTVLIKNAEELMNFSKGEEDLMEAQVKSIADSGANVIVTGGKVADMALHYANKYKLMVVRLNSKWDLRRLCKTVGATALPRLTPPTPEEMGHCDSVYLSEVGDTQVVVFKHDKEDGAISTLVIRGSTDNLMDDIERAIDDGVNSFKVLVRDARLCPGAGATEIELAKHITSYGESCPGLEQYAIKKYAEAFEVLPRALAENSGVKGNELISKLYAAHHEGNKNAGFDIEGEGPAVRDVMEAGILDPYLVKHWGIKLATNAAITVLRVDQIIMAKPAGGPKAPQGKKDWDEDE; this is encoded by the exons ATGGCTCTTCACGTCCCCAAAGCCCCGGGCTTTGCTCAGATGTTAAAGGATGGTGCGAAG CACTATTCAGGTCTTGAGGAGGCTGTTTTCAGGAACATCCAAGCATGCAAAGAACTGGCGCAGACCACAAGAACTGCATACGGACCCAATG GTATGAACAAAATGGTCATCAACCACTTGGAGAAACTCTTTGTCACAAATGATGCTGCCACCATTCTCAGAGAGCTTGA GGTTCAGCACCCAGCTGCCAAAATGATCGTGATGGCATCCCACATGCAAGAGCAGGAAGTAGGTGATGGCACAAACTTTGTGCTGGTGTTTGCTGGTGCTCTGCTGGAGCTTGCAGAGGAGCTGCTGAGGATGGGCCTGTCTGTTTCAGAG GTGATTGAGGGTTATGAGATGGCATGTAAGAAAGCTCTGGATATTCTGCCCGACTGCGTCTGTACGTCTGCGAAGAACCTGCACGATCTGGATGAGGCCACAGCCATGATCCACTCAGCCGTCATGAGCAAACAGTACGGCAATGAGGACTTCCTGGCCAACCTTATCGCACAGGCCTGTG TCTCTATCTTCCCTGAGTCTGGCAATTTCAATGTTGATAATGTCAGAGTGTGCAAAATTTTG gGCTGTGGACTGAACTCTTCTATGATGCTTCATGGGATGGTATTTAAGAAAGAGACAGAAGGAGACATCACATCAGTGAAAGATGCAAAGATAGCAGTGTTCTCCTGTCCGTTTGATGGCATGGTTACTGAAACAAAG GGAACAGTACTTATAAAGAATGCAGAGGAGCTCATGAATTTCAGTAAAGGAGAAGAGGACCTGATGGAGGCCCAGGTGAAGTCTATCGCTGATTCAGGGGCCAATGTGATTGTGACTGGGGGCAAAGTCGCTGACATGGCCCTTCATTACGCTAACAAGTACAAGCTCATGGTAGTCAG GCTGAATTCAAAGTGGGACCTCAGAAGACTATGCAAAACGGTGGGAGCTACAGCATTGCCCAGACTG aCTCCCCCGACCCCAGAAGAGATGGGACACTGTGACAGTGTGTACCTCTCTGAAGTTGGAGATACGCAGGTTGTGGTCTTCAAACATG ATAAAGAGGATGGTGCCATCTCTACTTTAGTGATTCGTGGGTCCACAGACAACCTGATGGATGACATTGAGCGTGCCATTGATGATGGAGTTAACTCCTTTAAAGTCCTTGTCAGG GACGCACGTCTTTGTCCGGGTGCCGGTGCCACGGAAATTGAGCTGGCGAAACACATCACCTCCTATGGAGAA TCTTGCCCAGGTCTGGAGCAATACGCCATCAAGAAATATGCAGAGGCGTTTGAAGTGCTGCCCCGTGCTCTGGCAGAGAACTCTGGCGTCAAGGGTAATGAGCTGATTTCCAAACTGTACGCCGCGCACCACGAGGGCAACAAGAACGCTGGCTTTGATATTGAG GGAGAGGGGCCTGCAGTGAGGGACGTGATGGAGGCTGGTATCCTCGATCCATACCTGGTCAAGCACTGGGGAATCAAACTGGCCACAAACGCAGCCATCACTGTTCTCCGTGTGGATCAG ATTATAATGGCCAAGCCGGCTGGTGGACCCAAAGCTCCACAAGGAAAGAAGGACTGGGATGAGGATGAATGA
- the LOC109098059 gene encoding T-complex protein 1 subunit theta isoform X1, with protein sequence MALHVPKAPGFAQMLKDGAKHYSGLEEAVFRNIQACKELAQTTRTAYGPNGMNKMVINHLEKLFVTNDAATILRELEVQHPAAKMIVMASHMQEQEVGDGTNFVLVFAGALLELAEELLRMGLSVSEVIEGYEMACKKALDILPDCVCTSAKNLHDLDEATAMIHSAVMSKQYGNEDFLANLIAQACVSIFPESGNFNVDNVRVCKILGCGLNSSMMLHGMVFKKETEGDITSVKDAKIAVFSCPFDGMVTETKGTVLIKNAEELMNFSKGEEDLMEAQVKSIADSGANVIVTGGKVADMALHYANKYKLMVVRLNSKWDLRRLCKTVGATALPRLTPPTPEEMGHCDSVYLSEVGDTQVVVFKHDKEDGAISTLVIRGSTDNLMDDIERAIDDGVNSFKVLVRDARLCPGAGATEIELAKHITSYGESCPGLEQYAIKKYAEAFEVLPRALAENSGVKGNELISKLYAAHHEGNKNAGFDIEGEGPAVRDVMEAGILDPYLVKHWGIKLATNAAITVLRVDQIIMAKPAGGPKAPKQQGHWDKDGWDEEPDKFDTHH encoded by the exons ATGGCTCTTCACGTCCCCAAAGCCCCGGGCTTTGCTCAGATGTTAAAGGATGGTGCGAAG CACTATTCAGGTCTTGAGGAGGCTGTTTTCAGGAACATCCAAGCATGCAAAGAACTGGCGCAGACCACAAGAACTGCATACGGACCCAATG GTATGAACAAAATGGTCATCAACCACTTGGAGAAACTCTTTGTCACAAATGATGCTGCCACCATTCTCAGAGAGCTTGA GGTTCAGCACCCAGCTGCCAAAATGATCGTGATGGCATCCCACATGCAAGAGCAGGAAGTAGGTGATGGCACAAACTTTGTGCTGGTGTTTGCTGGTGCTCTGCTGGAGCTTGCAGAGGAGCTGCTGAGGATGGGCCTGTCTGTTTCAGAG GTGATTGAGGGTTATGAGATGGCATGTAAGAAAGCTCTGGATATTCTGCCCGACTGCGTCTGTACGTCTGCGAAGAACCTGCACGATCTGGATGAGGCCACAGCCATGATCCACTCAGCCGTCATGAGCAAACAGTACGGCAATGAGGACTTCCTGGCCAACCTTATCGCACAGGCCTGTG TCTCTATCTTCCCTGAGTCTGGCAATTTCAATGTTGATAATGTCAGAGTGTGCAAAATTTTG gGCTGTGGACTGAACTCTTCTATGATGCTTCATGGGATGGTATTTAAGAAAGAGACAGAAGGAGACATCACATCAGTGAAAGATGCAAAGATAGCAGTGTTCTCCTGTCCGTTTGATGGCATGGTTACTGAAACAAAG GGAACAGTACTTATAAAGAATGCAGAGGAGCTCATGAATTTCAGTAAAGGAGAAGAGGACCTGATGGAGGCCCAGGTGAAGTCTATCGCTGATTCAGGGGCCAATGTGATTGTGACTGGGGGCAAAGTCGCTGACATGGCCCTTCATTACGCTAACAAGTACAAGCTCATGGTAGTCAG GCTGAATTCAAAGTGGGACCTCAGAAGACTATGCAAAACGGTGGGAGCTACAGCATTGCCCAGACTG aCTCCCCCGACCCCAGAAGAGATGGGACACTGTGACAGTGTGTACCTCTCTGAAGTTGGAGATACGCAGGTTGTGGTCTTCAAACATG ATAAAGAGGATGGTGCCATCTCTACTTTAGTGATTCGTGGGTCCACAGACAACCTGATGGATGACATTGAGCGTGCCATTGATGATGGAGTTAACTCCTTTAAAGTCCTTGTCAGG GACGCACGTCTTTGTCCGGGTGCCGGTGCCACGGAAATTGAGCTGGCGAAACACATCACCTCCTATGGAGAA TCTTGCCCAGGTCTGGAGCAATACGCCATCAAGAAATATGCAGAGGCGTTTGAAGTGCTGCCCCGTGCTCTGGCAGAGAACTCTGGCGTCAAGGGTAATGAGCTGATTTCCAAACTGTACGCCGCGCACCACGAGGGCAACAAGAACGCTGGCTTTGATATTGAG GGAGAGGGGCCTGCAGTGAGGGACGTGATGGAGGCTGGTATCCTCGATCCATACCTGGTCAAGCACTGGGGAATCAAACTGGCCACAAACGCAGCCATCACTGTTCTCCGTGTGGATCAG ATCATTATGGCAAAGCCAGCAGGGGGACCCAAAGCCCCCAAACAGCAAGGACACTGGGACAAAGACGGTTGGGACGAGGAGCCAGATAAATTTGATACACATCATTGA
- the LOC122138700 gene encoding MAP3K7 C-terminal-like protein: protein MITSTRRVSADKPEVQIAFSLDKTSELKDAEDPLPSFPDLEQRLQPVLPCRSLKESIEVYKNHCKMAKEFNQVKHEIARLDDRKRELMSELLEDEKVSMEFARLEEEYRILTEENQNLITVHSQCTQQLETLRVISQKRQGSS, encoded by the exons ATGATCACCTCAACTAGACGAGTCTCTGCAGATAAACCTGAAGTACAAATCGCTTTCAGCCTCGACAAAACCTCAG AGTTGAAAGATGCAGAGGATCCCCTTCCATCATTCCCTGACCTTGAACAACGCCTGCAG CCGGTGCTGCCGTGTCGGTCTCTAAAGGAGTCCATTGAAGTGTACAAAAACCACTGCAAGATGGCCAAGGAGTTCAACCAGGTCAAACATGAAATCGCCAGGCTGGATGACAGAAA GAGAGAGCTCATGTCAGAGCTGCTAGAGGATGAAAAGGTGTCGATGGAGTTTGCACGACTTGAGGAGGAATACAGGATACTTACGGAAGAGAACCAAAATCTGATAACAGTCCATAGCCAATGCACACAGCAGCTAGAGACGCTCCGAGTGATCAGTCAGAAGAGGCAGGGCTCCTCGTGA
- the LOC109098062 gene encoding transcription regulator protein BACH1-like: MSVENSKSFKFTFQSSVHSSHVLQCLNEQRKKDLLCDVTVVAETQSFRAHRAVLASCSDYFSARLSSHTPEGIIINLPDEVTSEGFEPLLDFAYTSKLIFTKENVLEIRNCASVLGFKNLDKACFDFLLPKFFESSRSASKVQRKCCKTKCCKSRGSELSSIDGDDVIDEDKSLLQPSQLQLEVKEPSCPPSVAIEDVGKSCHSEKDTDYSLLCPKYRKFQIACGKERSCLDVCNSKPMSLDKSEDHCSLNCQPCSSNEDGKTCDKTPLIGDEDSLLPECCPLNPGPCTGQPSFPICNESAQSICDTEKWGTLPRSGLEDVVRPYMEHKADGCCEQRSTEEIEVAKQLTFWPDSCQASPSGLGLVVKPSNLNCLKSCHPDPRAVECPFLQNFGAVGAHLHDGEGGPTSQGSPYMPSNQSGEDSDSFDTEGDSESYSSERVCEMALPLSVAQIVSLSRNDFQQMLKQQCLTREQLDVVHDIRRRSKNRIAARRCRKRKLDCIHNLECEIEKLRSEREKLSAERIKLNQMKMTAWQSYSGLYERVCTEAALRPEQLQVLAKYSSPDCPLSAFLCPSPDLSQSPQASDLSTHTCCSGTKPQVTSSMENFVAQSSSQNLLPLGVAEAQSHTCLPDASPLECSSVVKHATDLLIGNHETDKFQN, from the exons ATGTCGGTGGAAAACTCCAAGTCGTTTAAGTTCACCTTCCAGTCGTCTGTGCACAGTTCCCATGTTCTGCAATGTCTGAATGAGCAGAGGAAGAAAGATCTTCTGTGTGATGTGACTGTTGTGGCAGAGACCCAGAGTTTTCGGGCCCACCGGGCAGTTCTGGCATCCTGCAGTGATTATTTCAGCGCTCGTTTGTCCAGTCATACACCTGAAGGAATTATCATCAACCTTCCTGATGAG GTTACCTCAGAGGGATTTGAACCCTTGCTGGACTTTGCCTACACCTCAAAACTCATCTTTACCAAAGAGAATGTGCTGGAAATCCGTAACTGTGCCTCTGTTCTTGGTTTCAAGAACTTGGACAAAGCCTGCTTTGACTTCCTTCTCCCCAAGTTCTTTGAGAGCAGCAGAAGTGCATCAAAAGTCCAGAGGAAGTGCTGCAAAACCAAATGCTGCAAATCACGAGGGTCTGAATTGAGCTCGATTGATGGGGATGATGTTATCGATGAAGACAAATCATTACTTCAGCCCTCGCAGCTTCAGCTTGAAGTCAAAGAGCCATCCTGTCCTCCTTCGGTGGCCATTGAGGATGTCGGAAAAAGCTGTCACAGTGAGAAAGACACAGATTACTCCCTCCTGTGCCCGAAATACCGGAAGTTTCAAATAGCTTGCGGGAAGGAGCGATCCTGTCTGGATGTTTGCAACTCAAAACCCATGTCCCTTGACAAGTCAGAAGACCATTGTTCTTTAAACTGCCAACCTTGCTCAAGCAATGAAGACGGCAAGACATGCGATAAGACACCTCTCATTGGAGATGAAGATTCTCTTCTGCCTGAATGTTGTCCCCTGAATCCTGGACCTTGCACAGGCCAGCCATCATTTCCAATCTGTAATGAGTCGGCACAATCCAtttgtgacactgaaaaatggGGAACACTCCCTCGCTCAGGACTGGAGGATGTTGTGAGGCCATACATGGAGCACAAAGCTGACGGATGCTGTGAACAGAGGAGCACAGAGGAAATAGAGGTGGCTAAACAGCTCACATTTTGGCCGGATTCTTGTCAGGCGTCTCCCTCTGGCCTGGGCTTGGTGGTGAAACCCTCAAATCTCAACTGTCTGAAAAGCTGCCATCCGGATCCCAGAGCGGTGGAGTGTCCGTTCCTGCAGAACTTTGGCGCGGTGGGAGCTCATCTGCACGATGGAGAGGGGGGGCCCACGTCACAGGGCAGTCCATACATGCCCTCCAACCAGTCAGGGGAGGACTCTGATAGCTTTGACACAGAGGGGGACAGTGAGTCTTACAGCAGTGAACGAGTGTGTGAG ATGGCGCTGCCGCTCTCTGTGGCTCAGATCGTGTCTCTGAGCAGGAATGACTTCCAGCAGATGCTGAAGCAGCAGTGCTTGACACGGGAGCAGCTCGACGTTGTGCATGACATCCGCAGACGGAGCAAAAACCGGATTGCAGCCCGGCGCTGCCGCAAGCGGAAACTTGACTGCATACACAACCTGGAGTGTGAAATCGAGAAACTG AGGAGCGAGCGAGAGAAGCTGAGCGCTGAAAGGATAAAGCTGAATCAGATGAAGATGACGGCCTGGCAGAGTTACTCAGGCCTGTATGAGAGGGTCTGTACTGAAGCCGCCCTCAGACCCGAGCAGCTTCAGGTGCTGGCCAAATATTCCTCTCCAGACTGCCCGCTGTCTGCCTTCCTGTGCCCCTCTCCAGACCTTTCTCAGAGTCCCCAGGCTTCAGACCTCTCCACACACACCTGTTGCTCTGGAACCAAACCACAAGTTACTTCCTCAATGGAGAATTTTGTTGCACAGTCAAGCTCACAGAACCTGTTACCTCTTGGGGTCGCAGAAGCTCAGTCACACACCTGTCTTCCTGACGCCTCGCCACTGGAGTGTAGTTCAGTGGTGAAACACGCCACTGATCTGCTCATCGGCAATCATGAAACcgacaaatttcaaaattaa